In a single window of the Rhodanobacter sp. LX-99 genome:
- a CDS encoding NAD(P)-dependent oxidoreductase — protein sequence MKVGFIGLGAMGSAMASNLLAAGHTLTVWNRSVAATEPLASLGARVAKTADRAAQGEALCSMLANDQAVREVFLDGGLLDAMDRGTVHVNHATISVALAQELAAEHERRGLEYVAAPVFGRPDMAAAAKLNILVAGRPAAIERVRPLLEAMGSKLWPLGEAPERANVAKIAGNFMLAAAIESMAEATALTRAHGVSAADFLEVMTNTLFASPAYQGYGKLIAEQRFKPAGFALPLGYKDVGLALAAGEVQRVPLPFAGVLRDAMLEALAAGDAELDWSALALVAARRAHLDERE from the coding sequence ATGAAAGTCGGATTCATCGGCCTCGGCGCGATGGGCAGCGCCATGGCCAGCAACTTGCTGGCGGCCGGCCACACGCTGACGGTGTGGAACCGTTCCGTCGCGGCCACCGAGCCGCTGGCCTCGCTGGGCGCCAGGGTAGCGAAGACGGCCGACCGCGCCGCGCAGGGCGAGGCGCTGTGCAGCATGCTGGCGAACGACCAGGCGGTGCGCGAGGTGTTCCTCGATGGCGGCCTGCTCGACGCGATGGATCGCGGCACCGTGCACGTCAACCACGCCACGATCTCGGTGGCGCTGGCGCAGGAGCTGGCCGCCGAACACGAGCGGCGCGGGCTGGAATACGTCGCCGCGCCGGTGTTCGGCCGTCCGGACATGGCCGCTGCGGCGAAGCTCAACATCCTGGTGGCCGGCAGGCCCGCCGCCATCGAACGCGTGCGGCCCTTGCTGGAGGCGATGGGCAGCAAACTGTGGCCATTGGGCGAAGCGCCGGAGCGCGCGAACGTGGCGAAGATCGCGGGCAACTTCATGCTGGCGGCAGCGATCGAGAGCATGGCCGAGGCGACGGCGCTGACGCGCGCCCACGGCGTCAGTGCAGCGGACTTTCTCGAAGTGATGACGAACACCTTGTTTGCGTCGCCCGCCTATCAGGGCTACGGCAAGCTGATCGCCGAGCAGCGTTTCAAGCCGGCCGGGTTCGCCTTGCCGCTGGGCTACAAGGACGTGGGGCTGGCGCTGGCCGCGGGGGAGGTGCAGCGCGTGCCGCTGCCGTTTGCCGGCGTGCTGCGCGACGCCATGCTGGAGGCGCTGGCCGCCGGCGATGCGGAACTGGACTGGTCGGCACTGGCACTGGTTGCCGCGCGCCGGGCGCATCTGGACGAACGCGAATAG
- a CDS encoding PhzF family phenazine biosynthesis protein → MTSLRYLHLDVFAATLGGGNHLGVVIGADDWSSAAMQRFARWTALVETTFLLPPTDPRASYRVRIFTPHKEIPFAGHPSIGSAHAALECGLAQPLDGLLWQECGAGVLPIRVEGNGTGRELLLQSPGERVLDTGRDAHPLLAATLAGTELGVLPPALVDGGRRWWLAETADEASLRAWQPDHAAIAALARASDSMGLCAFARSGHPGYQLVVRAFPSGVGIVEDPASGAANGLIAAYIVHAEPHGPLAHGYRVSQGREIGHDAQLIVHIDGNAIWVGGRSHTVIDGTLEWAP, encoded by the coding sequence ATGACTTCGCTCCGCTATCTGCATCTGGACGTCTTTGCCGCCACCCTTGGCGGCGGCAATCATCTCGGCGTGGTGATCGGCGCGGACGACTGGAGCAGCGCGGCGATGCAGCGCTTCGCGCGCTGGACGGCGCTGGTCGAGACCACCTTCCTGCTGCCGCCGACCGATCCGCGGGCCAGCTACCGCGTGCGCATCTTCACTCCGCACAAGGAAATCCCGTTTGCCGGCCATCCCAGCATCGGCAGCGCGCACGCCGCGCTGGAATGCGGCCTGGCCCAGCCGCTCGATGGCCTGTTGTGGCAGGAATGCGGCGCCGGCGTGCTGCCGATCCGCGTCGAAGGCAACGGCACCGGCCGCGAACTGTTGCTGCAGTCGCCCGGCGAACGCGTGCTGGATACCGGCCGCGACGCCCATCCGTTGCTGGCGGCCACGCTGGCCGGCACCGAACTGGGCGTGCTGCCGCCGGCGCTGGTCGACGGCGGGCGGCGCTGGTGGCTGGCCGAGACAGCAGACGAAGCCAGCCTGCGCGCGTGGCAACCCGACCACGCGGCGATCGCCGCATTGGCCCGGGCCAGCGACAGCATGGGACTGTGCGCGTTCGCGAGAAGCGGTCACCCCGGCTACCAGCTGGTGGTGCGCGCGTTTCCGTCCGGTGTCGGCATCGTCGAGGACCCCGCTTCCGGCGCAGCCAACGGACTGATCGCCGCGTATATCGTGCACGCCGAACCGCACGGCCCGCTGGCCCATGGCTACCGGGTCAGCCAGGGACGCGAGATCGGCCACGACGCACAACTGATCGTGCACATCGACGGCAACGCGATCTGGGTCGGCGGACGCAGCCATACGGTGATCGACGGCACGCTGGAGTGGGCGCCGTAA
- a CDS encoding rhomboid family intramembrane serine protease: MPITLVIIAITCIVSFMAFKNSRLMNDLILWPPAIARQREYHRLVTYGVVHADFGHLLFNMFTLFFFGRVMESFFTSRMGPFGFALFYIGGLVISILPTYLKNRNNPDYRSLGASGAVSAVLFAFILLAPWSRIIVLVIPMPAIVYAVLYTGYSIYMDRRGQGNVNHSAHLWGAAYGVIFTVLAEPRVLPHFLNALMQPSFR, from the coding sequence ATGCCGATCACCCTGGTCATCATCGCCATCACCTGCATCGTTTCGTTCATGGCGTTCAAGAACAGCCGCCTGATGAACGACCTGATCCTGTGGCCGCCGGCGATCGCCCGCCAGCGCGAGTACCACCGGCTGGTGACCTACGGCGTGGTGCATGCGGACTTCGGCCATCTGCTGTTCAACATGTTCACGCTGTTCTTCTTCGGCCGGGTGATGGAGAGCTTCTTCACCTCGCGCATGGGGCCGTTCGGCTTCGCGCTGTTCTATATCGGCGGCCTGGTGATCTCGATCCTGCCGACCTACCTGAAGAACCGCAACAATCCGGATTACCGCAGCCTCGGCGCCTCGGGCGCGGTGTCGGCGGTGCTGTTCGCCTTCATCCTGCTGGCGCCGTGGTCGCGGATCATCGTGCTGGTGATTCCGATGCCGGCGATCGTCTACGCGGTGCTGTACACCGGCTACTCGATCTACATGGATCGGCGCGGGCAGGGCAACGTCAACCACAGCGCGCACCTGTGGGGCGCGGCGTACGGCGTGATCTTCACCGTGCTGGCGGAGCCGCGGGTGCTGCCGCATTTCCTCAATGCGCTGATGCAGCCCAGTTTCCGATGA
- a CDS encoding histone H1-like repetitive region-containing protein, which translates to MATTRKSAAKKSAAKRATAKKAPAGKSAAKKSAPRKAAVKKAPAKKVAAKKSATRKPAARKPAAGKAATKKAVAKKTVARKVAAKKVAAKKPVAKPVAIRKAAAAKPVAKKSLAKPAGRPAAARKPAPRRRPPVEAPIQHISQEDAVAKIQALLEAKQERVRQGPSWPDANLAPPGSGNMELRPPIAGSGGGEGSDARVLAPERGEQSKRKG; encoded by the coding sequence ATGGCTACGACCCGCAAGTCGGCTGCGAAGAAGTCCGCGGCAAAGAGAGCAACCGCCAAAAAGGCGCCCGCCGGAAAATCAGCCGCGAAGAAGTCCGCGCCGCGCAAGGCGGCGGTGAAGAAGGCCCCGGCGAAGAAAGTCGCTGCGAAGAAGTCCGCGACCAGGAAGCCGGCCGCACGGAAACCCGCAGCCGGGAAGGCCGCGACAAAGAAGGCGGTGGCGAAGAAGACCGTGGCCAGGAAGGTCGCTGCAAAGAAGGTGGCTGCGAAGAAGCCGGTGGCGAAGCCGGTCGCAATCCGGAAGGCCGCGGCAGCAAAACCGGTCGCGAAGAAATCGCTGGCAAAGCCTGCCGGCCGCCCCGCCGCCGCGCGAAAGCCGGCCCCGCGCAGACGCCCGCCGGTGGAAGCGCCGATCCAGCACATCAGCCAGGAAGACGCTGTGGCGAAGATCCAGGCTTTGCTGGAGGCCAAGCAGGAGCGGGTGAGACAGGGACCCAGCTGGCCGGATGCCAACCTGGCCCCGCCGGGGTCGGGAAACATGGAGCTGCGCCCGCCAATAGCCGGTTCAGGCGGCGGCGAAGGCAGCGATGCGCGCGTGCTGGCACCGGAACGTGGCGAGCAGAGCAAGCGCAAGGGTTGA
- a CDS encoding aminopeptidase: MGLLLCACGSLRYYAQAAHGQGELIVHRRAVSKLVRDPATDPKLAARLRQAQQARRFASQRLALPDNRSYTGYVALDRPYVVWNVFATPRFSVQAVPQCFPVAGCVAYRGWFREADAQADAARLRARGDDVWIGSVPAYSTLGWFADPILSSMLRWDDDELDGTIFHELAHQLIYVKGDTAFNESFATFVQTEGLREWRRSCGLPPPDEHARAMGDGFTRQVLDLRARLQTLYASGVDEPAMEAGKQREIAAFRTRYAQWRDRDWPDDHRYDAWVAMPINNARLLPFGLYDRWTPAFAALFQRAGRRWPAFYASVRKLAREPRAQRERMLQALLQQRP, translated from the coding sequence GTGGGCCTTTTGCTGTGCGCCTGCGGCAGCCTGCGCTATTACGCGCAGGCGGCGCACGGGCAGGGCGAGCTGATCGTGCATCGGCGCGCGGTGAGCAAGCTGGTGCGCGACCCGGCCACCGACCCGAAGCTCGCCGCGCGCCTGCGGCAGGCTCAGCAGGCGCGCCGCTTCGCCTCGCAGCGGCTGGCCCTGCCGGACAACCGCAGCTATACCGGTTATGTCGCGCTGGATCGGCCGTACGTGGTGTGGAACGTGTTCGCCACGCCGCGCTTTTCGGTGCAGGCCGTGCCGCAGTGCTTTCCGGTCGCCGGCTGTGTCGCCTATCGCGGCTGGTTCAGGGAAGCCGATGCGCAGGCGGATGCGGCACGCCTGCGCGCGCGCGGCGACGATGTCTGGATCGGCAGCGTGCCGGCGTATTCCACGCTGGGATGGTTTGCCGATCCGATCCTGTCGAGCATGCTGCGCTGGGACGACGACGAACTGGACGGCACGATCTTCCACGAGCTGGCGCACCAGCTGATCTACGTGAAGGGCGACACCGCATTCAACGAATCCTTCGCGACGTTCGTGCAGACCGAAGGCCTGCGCGAATGGCGCCGGTCGTGCGGCCTGCCGCCGCCGGACGAGCATGCCCGGGCGATGGGTGACGGCTTCACCCGGCAGGTGCTGGACCTACGCGCCCGCCTGCAAACCCTCTACGCCAGCGGCGTGGACGAGCCGGCGATGGAGGCCGGCAAGCAGCGCGAGATCGCCGCGTTTCGTACCCGCTACGCGCAATGGCGCGACCGCGACTGGCCGGACGATCATCGCTACGACGCCTGGGTCGCCATGCCGATCAACAATGCGCGGCTGTTGCCGTTCGGCCTGTACGATCGATGGACGCCGGCGTTCGCCGCGTTGTTCCAGCGTGCCGGGCGCCGCTGGCCGGCGTTCTACGCCAGCGTGCGCAAGCTGGCGCGCGAGCCGAGAGCGCAGCGCGAACGGATGCTGCAGGCGCTGCTGCAGCAACGCCCTTGA
- a CDS encoding cytochrome c — protein MKLFAICLLVSCLVLPATAAQLKVDLGHGVITYRTETLLKRRDAQAISVPGDVAFHRTMHYRAVPLATLLEGIGPGDHLQFVAGDGFAAEIPAALLMNTQGSEAWLAIEDPSRPWPALDKNRGSAGPFYVVWTRPQAARVGPEQWPYQLARIRKLSGVAERFPAILPDPSLPADSEVQRGFAVFQRTCFACHTLNGEGDSKLGPDLNLPHNPTEYLRADLLRAFIRNPQSLRQWPQAKMQGFDTHALSDADLDAVLAYLRHMAGRKPGH, from the coding sequence ATGAAGCTGTTCGCCATATGCTTGCTCGTGTCGTGCCTGGTGCTGCCCGCGACGGCCGCGCAGCTGAAGGTCGACCTCGGCCATGGCGTCATCACCTATCGCACCGAAACCCTGCTCAAGCGCCGCGATGCGCAGGCGATCAGCGTGCCCGGCGATGTCGCGTTCCACCGCACGATGCACTACCGCGCCGTGCCGCTGGCCACCCTGCTCGAAGGCATCGGTCCCGGCGATCACCTGCAGTTCGTCGCGGGCGATGGCTTCGCCGCCGAGATTCCCGCCGCCTTGTTGATGAATACGCAAGGCAGCGAAGCGTGGCTGGCGATCGAGGACCCGTCCCGGCCCTGGCCCGCGCTGGACAAGAACCGCGGCAGCGCCGGGCCGTTCTACGTGGTGTGGACCCGGCCGCAAGCCGCCCGCGTGGGCCCGGAACAATGGCCGTACCAGCTGGCCCGTATCCGCAAGCTGAGTGGCGTGGCCGAACGCTTCCCGGCGATCCTGCCCGATCCTTCGCTGCCGGCGGACAGCGAAGTGCAACGCGGTTTCGCCGTTTTCCAACGCACCTGCTTCGCCTGCCACACGCTCAACGGCGAGGGCGATTCGAAGCTCGGCCCGGACTTGAACCTCCCGCACAACCCCACCGAATACCTGCGTGCCGACCTGTTGCGCGCCTTCATCCGCAACCCGCAGTCGCTGCGGCAATGGCCGCAGGCGAAAATGCAGGGGTTCGACACGCACGCGCTGTCCGACGCCGATCTCGACGCCGTGCTGGCCTATCTGCGGCACATGGCCGGGCGCAAGCCGGGGCACTGA
- the pncB gene encoding nicotinate phosphoribosyltransferase, with product MIIDSLLDTDLYKFSMMQVVLHQYPAAQVEYRFKCRTPGIDLVPYIDEIRAELRALCQLRFAPDELDYLRTWRFIKSDFVDFLGLFQLNEKYVEIAPATAANGEIEIRIRGPWLHTILFEVPLLAIVNEVYFRNTSEGLDLAEGHRRLQAKIALLRDTPDYAGCKIADYGTRRRYSRAWQEKVVTVLREGLGEQLAGTSNVWLARKLDLTPLGTLAHEYLQAHQALGPRLRDSQVAALEAWSKEYRGDLGIALSDVYGLDAFLRDFDMYFCKLFDGTRHDSGDPFAWGEKVLAHYRANRVDPRSKVLVFSDGLDIPKVMQLYAHFRGRCQLAFGVGTNLTNDVGPAPLNIVIKMIRCNGQPVAKLSDSPGKNMCEDGAYVAYLRQVFQIPATQG from the coding sequence ATGATCATCGATTCGCTGCTCGACACCGACCTGTACAAGTTCTCGATGATGCAGGTGGTGCTGCACCAGTATCCGGCTGCCCAGGTCGAGTACCGCTTCAAGTGCCGTACGCCCGGCATCGACCTGGTGCCGTACATCGACGAGATCCGCGCCGAGCTGAGGGCTTTGTGCCAGCTGCGTTTCGCACCGGACGAGCTCGACTACCTGCGTACCTGGCGCTTCATCAAGAGCGATTTCGTGGATTTCCTGGGGCTGTTCCAGCTCAACGAGAAATACGTGGAGATCGCGCCGGCCACAGCGGCCAACGGCGAGATCGAGATCCGCATCCGCGGGCCGTGGCTGCACACCATCCTGTTCGAGGTGCCGCTGCTGGCGATCGTCAACGAGGTGTACTTCCGCAACACCAGCGAGGGCCTCGACCTGGCCGAGGGACACCGGCGGTTGCAGGCGAAGATCGCGTTGCTGCGCGACACGCCGGACTACGCCGGCTGCAAGATTGCCGACTACGGCACGCGCCGGCGCTACTCGCGGGCGTGGCAGGAAAAGGTGGTGACCGTGTTGCGCGAGGGATTGGGCGAGCAACTGGCCGGCACCAGCAACGTGTGGCTGGCGCGCAAGCTCGACCTGACTCCGCTGGGCACGCTGGCGCACGAATACCTGCAGGCGCACCAGGCGCTGGGTCCGCGCCTGCGCGACTCGCAGGTGGCGGCGCTGGAAGCGTGGTCGAAGGAGTATCGCGGCGACCTCGGCATCGCGCTGTCGGACGTGTACGGGCTGGACGCGTTCCTGCGCGATTTCGACATGTACTTCTGCAAGCTGTTCGACGGCACCCGCCACGACTCCGGCGATCCGTTCGCCTGGGGCGAGAAGGTGCTGGCGCACTATCGCGCGAACCGGGTCGATCCGCGCAGCAAGGTGCTGGTGTTCAGCGACGGGCTGGACATCCCCAAGGTGATGCAGCTGTACGCGCACTTCCGCGGCCGTTGCCAGCTCGCGTTCGGCGTGGGCACCAACCTCACCAACGACGTGGGGCCCGCGCCGCTCAATATCGTGATCAAGATGATCCGCTGCAACGGCCAGCCGGTGGCCAAGTTGAGCGACTCGCCGGGCAAGAACATGTGCGAGGACGGGGCCTACGTGGCGTATCTTCGCCAGGTGTTCCAGATCCCCGCAACGCAGGGGTGA